One part of the Lycium ferocissimum isolate CSIRO_LF1 chromosome 8, AGI_CSIRO_Lferr_CH_V1, whole genome shotgun sequence genome encodes these proteins:
- the LOC132068169 gene encoding beta-hexosaminidase 1 isoform X1, whose amino-acid sequence MSSNSSQFQLKTLFFSTLIFQLVNSNSLKSTHHTTKLDESLTYIWPLPSKFTSGNDTLTVDPNLTLEFTGYTGSGSVVIEEAFERYKKIIFKHGSNKLSKTGDYFDVSKVTVIVHSDNHELQLGVDESYSLLVSKSNEHSIIGEVSIEANSVYGALRGLETMSQLCTFDYGVKTVQIHKAPWFIQDKPRFAYRGLMLDTSRHYLPIEIIKQIIESMSYAKLNVLHWHIIDEQSFPLEVPSYPNLWKGAYTKWERYTVEDAIEIVDFAKMRGINVMAEVDVPGHAESWGAGYPDLWPSPSCKEPLDVSKNYTFDVITGILSDMRKIFPFELFHLGGDEVNTSCWTTTPHIKQWLQDNNMTSKDAYQYFVLRAQEIAISRNWTPVNWEETFNTFPSKLNPRTVVHNWLGGGVCPKAVASGFRCIYSNQGFWYLDHLDVPWEEVYYAEPLEGIKSISEQKLVLGGEVCMWGETADASDVQQTIWPRAAAAAERLWSDKEATSSTNTTSAALQRLEYFRCLLTRRGVPAAPVTNFYARRPPLRPGSCYEQ is encoded by the exons atgtcctcAAATTCTTCTCAATTTCAACTCAAAACCCTTTTCTTCTCCACATTAATTTTCCAATTAGTCAACTCTAATTCATTAAAGTCAACGCATCACACTACAAAGCTAGATGAATCACTCACATATATATGGCCTTTACCTTCTAAATTCACTTCCGGTAATGATACACTTACCGTTGATCCAAATTTAACACTTGAATTTACCGGTTATACCGGTAGTGGGTCAGTTGTTATTGAAGAAGCATTTGAGAGATATAAGAAGATTATTTTTAAACATGGTTCTAATAAGTTATCTAAAACTGGTGATTATTTTGATGTTAGTAAAGTTACTGTCATTGTTCATTCCGATAACCAcgag tTGCAACTTGGTGTTGATGAGAGCTATTCGTTATTGGTGTCAAAGAGCAATGAACATTCAATTATCGGGGAGGTCTCTATTGAG GCAAATTCTGTTTATGGTGCACTAAGAGGACTTGAG ACCATGAGTCAGTTATGTACTTTTGATTATGGGGTTAAAACAGTCCAAATTCACAAGGCTCCGTGGTTTATTCAAGACAAGCCTAGATTTGCATATCGCGGGCTTATGTTAG ATACGTCACGGCACTATTTGCCAATTGAAATTATCAAGCAAATAATTGAATCCATGTCCTATGCTAAACTT AATGTTCTTCATTGGCACATCATAGATGAACAGTCATTTCCTCTAGAAGTGCCTTCATACCCAAACTTGTGGAAAGGGGCATATACAAAGTGGGAACGCTACACCGTCGAGGATGCTATTGAAATTGTTGA CTTTGCAAAGATGAGAG GTATCAATGTTATGGCAGAAGTTGATGTTCCTGGTCATGCAGAATCATG GGGTGCAGGGTACCCTGATCTTTGGCCTTCTCCATCTTGTAAAGAGCCCTTAGATGTTTCAAAAAACTATACTTTTGATGTGATAACTGGCATCCTGTCAG aCATGAGAAAGATTTTTCCGTTTGAGCTCTTCCACTTAGGTGGTGACGAGGTCAACAcat CTTGTTGGACAACTACTCCACACATCAAGCAATG GCTTCAAGATAATAATATGACTTCGAAAGATGCATATCAGTATTTTGTACTCAGAGCTCAAGAAATAGCTATATCACGAAACTGGACACCTGTTAACTG GGAGGAAACCTTCAACACATTTCCGTCTAAACTTAACCCACGGACTGTGGTGCATAACTG GTTAGGTGGTGGTGTTTGTCCAAAGGCAGTCGCAAGTGGTTTTAGATGCATTTATAGCAATCAGGGTTTTTGGTATCTTGACCACTTAGATGTCCCTTGGGAGGAAGTCTATTATGCGGAGCCACTGGAAGGAATAAAGAGTATTTCCGAGCAAAAACTTGTACTTGGAGGTGAAGTATGCATGTGGGGAGAAACCGCAGATGCCTCTGATGTTCAACAAACCATATGGCCACGGGCTGCAGCTGCAGCAG AACGGTTGTGGAGCGACAAGGAGGCCACATCGTCAACAAATACTACTTCAGCTGCATTGCAGAGGCTGGAGTACTTTCGATGCCTCTTGACAAGACGTGGTGTTCCAGCTGCTCCCGTTACAAATTTTTATGCTCGACGTCCTCCATTGAGGCCAGGGTCATGTTATGAACAATAA
- the LOC132068169 gene encoding beta-hexosaminidase 1 isoform X2: MSSNSSQFQLKTLFFSTLIFQLVNSNSLKSTHHTTKLDESLTYIWPLPSKFTSGNDTLTVDPNLTLEFTGYTGSGSVVIEEAFERYKKIIFKHGSNKLSKTGDYFDVSKVTVIVHSDNHELQLGVDESYSLLVSKSNEHSIIGEVSIEVKLQLSNVINIDTMSQLCTFDYGVKTVQIHKAPWFIQDKPRFAYRGLMLDTSRHYLPIEIIKQIIESMSYAKLNVLHWHIIDEQSFPLEVPSYPNLWKGAYTKWERYTVEDAIEIVDFAKMRGINVMAEVDVPGHAESWGAGYPDLWPSPSCKEPLDVSKNYTFDVITGILSDMRKIFPFELFHLGGDEVNTSCWTTTPHIKQWLQDNNMTSKDAYQYFVLRAQEIAISRNWTPVNWEETFNTFPSKLNPRTVVHNWLGGGVCPKAVASGFRCIYSNQGFWYLDHLDVPWEEVYYAEPLEGIKSISEQKLVLGGEVCMWGETADASDVQQTIWPRAAAAAERLWSDKEATSSTNTTSAALQRLEYFRCLLTRRGVPAAPVTNFYARRPPLRPGSCYEQ; the protein is encoded by the exons atgtcctcAAATTCTTCTCAATTTCAACTCAAAACCCTTTTCTTCTCCACATTAATTTTCCAATTAGTCAACTCTAATTCATTAAAGTCAACGCATCACACTACAAAGCTAGATGAATCACTCACATATATATGGCCTTTACCTTCTAAATTCACTTCCGGTAATGATACACTTACCGTTGATCCAAATTTAACACTTGAATTTACCGGTTATACCGGTAGTGGGTCAGTTGTTATTGAAGAAGCATTTGAGAGATATAAGAAGATTATTTTTAAACATGGTTCTAATAAGTTATCTAAAACTGGTGATTATTTTGATGTTAGTAAAGTTACTGTCATTGTTCATTCCGATAACCAcgag tTGCAACTTGGTGTTGATGAGAGCTATTCGTTATTGGTGTCAAAGAGCAATGAACATTCAATTATCGGGGAGGTCTCTATTGAGGTAAAGTTACAATTGAGTAATGTTATCAACATTGAC ACCATGAGTCAGTTATGTACTTTTGATTATGGGGTTAAAACAGTCCAAATTCACAAGGCTCCGTGGTTTATTCAAGACAAGCCTAGATTTGCATATCGCGGGCTTATGTTAG ATACGTCACGGCACTATTTGCCAATTGAAATTATCAAGCAAATAATTGAATCCATGTCCTATGCTAAACTT AATGTTCTTCATTGGCACATCATAGATGAACAGTCATTTCCTCTAGAAGTGCCTTCATACCCAAACTTGTGGAAAGGGGCATATACAAAGTGGGAACGCTACACCGTCGAGGATGCTATTGAAATTGTTGA CTTTGCAAAGATGAGAG GTATCAATGTTATGGCAGAAGTTGATGTTCCTGGTCATGCAGAATCATG GGGTGCAGGGTACCCTGATCTTTGGCCTTCTCCATCTTGTAAAGAGCCCTTAGATGTTTCAAAAAACTATACTTTTGATGTGATAACTGGCATCCTGTCAG aCATGAGAAAGATTTTTCCGTTTGAGCTCTTCCACTTAGGTGGTGACGAGGTCAACAcat CTTGTTGGACAACTACTCCACACATCAAGCAATG GCTTCAAGATAATAATATGACTTCGAAAGATGCATATCAGTATTTTGTACTCAGAGCTCAAGAAATAGCTATATCACGAAACTGGACACCTGTTAACTG GGAGGAAACCTTCAACACATTTCCGTCTAAACTTAACCCACGGACTGTGGTGCATAACTG GTTAGGTGGTGGTGTTTGTCCAAAGGCAGTCGCAAGTGGTTTTAGATGCATTTATAGCAATCAGGGTTTTTGGTATCTTGACCACTTAGATGTCCCTTGGGAGGAAGTCTATTATGCGGAGCCACTGGAAGGAATAAAGAGTATTTCCGAGCAAAAACTTGTACTTGGAGGTGAAGTATGCATGTGGGGAGAAACCGCAGATGCCTCTGATGTTCAACAAACCATATGGCCACGGGCTGCAGCTGCAGCAG AACGGTTGTGGAGCGACAAGGAGGCCACATCGTCAACAAATACTACTTCAGCTGCATTGCAGAGGCTGGAGTACTTTCGATGCCTCTTGACAAGACGTGGTGTTCCAGCTGCTCCCGTTACAAATTTTTATGCTCGACGTCCTCCATTGAGGCCAGGGTCATGTTATGAACAATAA